A section of the Amblyomma americanum isolate KBUSLIRL-KWMA chromosome 2, ASM5285725v1, whole genome shotgun sequence genome encodes:
- the LOC144120651 gene encoding D-dopachrome decarboxylase-like has protein sequence MPLCTLKTNLIASKIPSGFNAKFAQYVATLLKKDIEKVTVVVEPGLEISRAGTTDPNCLCSIHSINVFSPEKNKEFGNRLREFISENLAMPPKRIVVTLHDLDPNDLV, from the exons ATGCCGCTCTGCACGCTCAAAACGAACTTGATTGCGAGCAAAATTCCGAGCGGGTTCAACGCAAAGTTCGCCCAGTATGTCGCTACCCTCCTCAAAAAGGACATCGAG AAAGTGACCGTCGTCGTGGAACCGGGTCTGGAAATTTCTCGAGCTGGCACGACTGATCCGAACTGTCTGTGCTCCATTCATTCCATCAACGTGTTTTCTCCGGAGAAAAACAAGGAATTCGGCAACAGACTGAGGGAATTCATCTCGGAAAACCTGGCCATGCCACCGAAAAG GATCGTTGTGACTCTGCACGACCTGGACCCCAATGACCTTGTCTGA